A section of the Arcobacter roscoffensis genome encodes:
- a CDS encoding glutaminase, translating into MNYQEVLEEIKEEIKPHLKKGEVANYIPALQKVKKNDFAMSIIDVDLNEYHIGSHKKPFSIQSISKVFTFALALQNYSKELYKRVGHEPSGDPFNSLVQLEYENGVPRNPFINAGAIVTTDSLISLYKENTFDYILHFIQDATNDHSITYNKEVFKSELKHGHRNLALINMMKSFKNIKNFTDSVMQTYFKQCSIDMSTTQLAKSMLFLANHGVNPITNEQLINESKAKRINSLMLTCGHYDASGDFAYRVGLPGKSGVGGGIVAIVPKKMAICVYSPRLNKFGNSYAGTKALELFTDKTGLSIF; encoded by the coding sequence ATGAATTATCAAGAAGTTTTAGAAGAGATTAAAGAAGAAATTAAACCTCACCTAAAAAAAGGTGAAGTTGCAAACTATATTCCAGCTTTACAAAAAGTAAAGAAAAATGATTTTGCTATGAGTATTATTGATGTAGATTTAAATGAATATCATATAGGCTCACACAAAAAGCCTTTTTCTATTCAAAGTATCTCAAAAGTATTTACCTTTGCTTTAGCCTTACAAAATTATAGTAAAGAGCTATATAAAAGAGTAGGACATGAACCATCAGGTGATCCTTTTAACTCTTTAGTTCAACTAGAGTATGAAAATGGTGTTCCTAGAAACCCTTTCATAAATGCAGGAGCAATAGTAACAACAGATTCTTTAATATCTTTATATAAAGAGAATACATTTGATTATATACTTCATTTTATACAAGATGCAACAAATGACCATAGCATTACATATAATAAAGAAGTATTTAAATCAGAACTAAAACATGGACATAGAAATCTAGCACTTATTAATATGATGAAGAGTTTTAAAAATATAAAAAACTTTACAGATAGTGTAATGCAAACATATTTTAAACAATGTTCTATTGATATGAGTACAACTCAACTAGCAAAATCTATGCTATTTCTAGCAAACCATGGAGTAAATCCTATAACAAATGAACAGCTTATAAATGAAAGCAAAGCAAAAAGAATAAACTCTTTAATGTTAACTTGCGGACATTATGATGCTTCAGGTGATTTTGCCTACAGAGTTGGTCTTCCTGGTAAAAGTGGTGTTGGAGGAGGAATTGTAGCTATTGTTCCTAAGAAAATGGCTATTTGTGTTTATTCTCCAAGATTAAATAAATTTGGAAACTCATATGCAGGAACAAAAGCATTAGAACTTTTTACAGATAAGACAGGTTTATCCATCTTTTAA
- a CDS encoding DMT family transporter, giving the protein MSAWIYLILAGLLEIGFASMLKLTENFTKLLPTVIFLIFATGSFYFLTKAVQTIPIGTAYAIWTGIGAFGTIVIGILFYNEPAGVLRLFFLFTLVSSIVGLKLVSS; this is encoded by the coding sequence ATGAGTGCATGGATATATTTAATATTAGCAGGATTATTAGAGATTGGTTTTGCTTCTATGTTAAAACTAACAGAAAACTTTACAAAATTACTACCAACAGTTATATTTTTGATATTTGCCACAGGGAGTTTCTATTTTCTTACAAAAGCAGTACAAACAATTCCTATAGGAACTGCATATGCAATTTGGACAGGTATAGGGGCCTTTGGTACTATTGTTATTGGAATTTTATTTTATAATGAACCAGCAGGGGTTTTAAGATTGTTTTTCTTGTTTACTTTAGTTAGTTCTATAGTGGGATTAAAATTAGTATCTTCTTAA
- a CDS encoding trimeric intracellular cation channel family protein, with amino-acid sequence MTALQLADIIGVICFALSGFLIAVHYKLDILGVFISAFLTALGGGMTRDVLANKTPYVFTDVLPVTLVVATVLISLVLKLHKIDDLEGKTAFIVSDAIGLVSFAITGSLVAIENDFNFLGVLILAFITAVGGGTIRDILINRVPSILVSEFYATVAIIVGLITYGLYLIDLKNIYTLIIVFVFGVALRLLAYYKNWQLPTLSK; translated from the coding sequence ATGACAGCACTGCAATTAGCAGATATTATTGGTGTAATTTGTTTTGCCCTATCGGGGTTTTTAATTGCAGTACATTATAAACTAGATATTTTAGGTGTTTTTATATCAGCATTTTTAACTGCACTTGGTGGAGGAATGACAAGAGATGTACTAGCAAATAAAACACCATATGTATTTACCGATGTATTACCGGTAACCTTAGTGGTAGCCACTGTTTTAATTTCACTTGTATTAAAACTTCATAAAATAGATGATCTAGAAGGTAAAACTGCTTTCATTGTATCTGATGCTATAGGGCTTGTATCCTTTGCTATTACGGGTTCATTGGTTGCTATTGAAAATGATTTTAATTTTCTTGGGGTATTGATTTTAGCCTTTATTACAGCTGTTGGTGGTGGTACGATTAGAGATATTTTAATTAATAGGGTACCATCTATTTTGGTCTCAGAGTTTTATGCAACAGTTGCTATTATAGTTGGGCTTATAACTTATGGTTTATATTTAATAGATTTAAAAAATATATATACATTAATCATAGTTTTTGTATTTGGCGTTGCTTTAAGACTACTTGCTTACTACAAAAACTGGCAACTTCCAACCTTATCTAAATAG